One region of Chloroflexota bacterium genomic DNA includes:
- a CDS encoding DUF2283 domain-containing protein, with translation MRLKIDRENDALYFRLDETAIVESEEVQPGVILDFDKDGRVVGIEILALSTRVDLEKLRVLQFETA, from the coding sequence ATGAGACTGAAAATAGACAGAGAAAATGACGCGCTGTACTTTCGACTGGATGAAACCGCAATTGTAGAGTCTGAGGAAGTCCAACCAGGAGTGATACTGGATTTTGATAAAGATGGTCGTGTGGTGGGTATCGAAATTCTAGCCCTGAGCACGCGTGTGGATTTGGAGAAACTCCGTGTTCTCCAGTTCGAGACGGCGTAG
- a CDS encoding DUF4258 domain-containing protein: MADDILFEVPTPLGFRVRVTRAYWDLIVNTKHPVMRGREADVQAVLQTPDEIRRSRSDLAVHLFYRLESPGRWICAVVKRLDSEGFLITTYPTDTIKEGERVWSK; this comes from the coding sequence ATGGCCGACGACATACTCTTTGAGGTACCTACACCCCTGGGTTTCAGGGTTCGAGTCACCCGTGCCTACTGGGATTTGATTGTTAACACTAAACATCCTGTTATGCGCGGACGTGAAGCAGATGTGCAAGCCGTTTTGCAGACGCCCGATGAGATTCGGCGGAGCCGCAGTGATTTGGCTGTGCATCTTTTCTATCGCCTGGAGAGCCCAGGGCGTTGGATCTGTGCCGTAGTGAAGCGCCTTGATAGTGAAGGGTTCCTGATCACCACGTATCCGACCGATACGATCAAGGAAGGTGAACGAGTATGGAGCAAGTGA
- a CDS encoding beta-galactosidase has translation MKWADLVRLALFLVIVSQLARAPRPVVRLGPPQRVETINPKIGVHTRLTDEVEEWKIKHTLEMVREMGASWIVEYFPWGYYEPQKGRYEWAHPDVVVNHAVNQGLTVVARIDFVPEWARPPETTYRYLDETHFADYADFVAAFVEHFKGKVRYVIVWNEPNLSFEWGYRPVDPEAYTRLLCLACQRAKEANPEVQVVAAGLAPTLAPPGSEWGMDDLEFLQRMYDAGARDCFDAMAIHAYGLTFPPDDPASAEVVNFARAELIHQVMVRNGDGDKPCLITEGGWNDHPRWTKAVRPYQRIEYTVRAYQKALEEWDWCQAVAMWAFRYPRSAGTYQDYFTFVTVDFIAKPVYLAVQQYAQGKEVGSNVGW, from the coding sequence ATCAAGTGGGCGGATCTCGTACGCCTGGCGCTCTTCCTGGTGATCGTGAGCCAGTTGGCGCGGGCTCCCCGCCCGGTGGTGCGCCTCGGTCCACCCCAGCGCGTGGAGACCATCAACCCCAAGATCGGCGTCCACACCCGTCTGACCGACGAGGTGGAGGAGTGGAAGATCAAGCACACCCTGGAGATGGTGCGGGAGATGGGCGCTTCGTGGATCGTGGAGTATTTCCCCTGGGGCTACTACGAGCCGCAGAAGGGGCGCTACGAGTGGGCCCACCCCGATGTGGTGGTCAACCACGCCGTGAACCAGGGGCTGACGGTGGTGGCGCGGATTGACTTCGTGCCCGAATGGGCCCGCCCTCCCGAGACCACCTATCGCTACCTGGATGAGACCCATTTCGCTGACTACGCCGATTTCGTGGCCGCCTTCGTCGAGCATTTCAAGGGCAAAGTGCGCTACGTGATCGTCTGGAACGAGCCAAATTTGAGTTTCGAGTGGGGTTATCGCCCGGTGGACCCGGAGGCCTACACGCGGCTCCTATGCCTGGCCTGCCAGCGCGCCAAAGAGGCGAACCCGGAGGTGCAAGTGGTGGCAGCGGGGTTGGCCCCTACCCTGGCCCCACCGGGGAGTGAGTGGGGCATGGATGACCTGGAGTTCTTGCAACGGATGTACGATGCTGGGGCAAGGGATTGCTTCGACGCGATGGCGATTCACGCTTACGGGCTGACCTTTCCGCCGGACGACCCGGCCAGCGCCGAGGTGGTGAATTTCGCCCGCGCCGAGTTGATCCACCAGGTGATGGTCCGCAATGGCGATGGCGATAAGCCATGCCTCATCACCGAGGGCGGCTGGAACGACCACCCGCGCTGGACAAAGGCGGTGCGCCCCTACCAACGCATCGAGTACACCGTCCGCGCTTACCAGAAGGCGCTGGAGGAATGGGATTGGTGCCAGGCGGTGGCGATGTGGGCCTTTCGTTATCCGCGCTCTGCCGGCACTTACCAGGACTACTTCACCTTTGTAACCGTTGATTTCATCGCCAAGCCGGTCTATCTGGCGGTACAGCAGTATGCCCAGGGCAAGGAGGTGGGATCCAATGTCGGCTGGTAG
- a CDS encoding ABC transporter permease gives MNLLFILRNLARRRMRTILTATGIAIGVAAIVALGTLAGGFALGYDAMYTRSGADLIALQKDAIDVSLSVVDEDIRSDLLATPGVKAAAGMLVGFVKTPQAPLLFLFGYEPGTFSLQHFKITEGVGLDEYQGRGRAVIVGTVAAKAMKLGVGDTLRITDSNFRIVGIYETGDPFEEGGAVISLRDAQALLSKPRQVGAFQIQLKSPQDEAAVRARIQRKYPGLTVVAAEEMGRATQTTQIIGAMGATLGALAILIGGVGVMNTALMSVFERTREIGMLRAIGWRRRRITLQVLGESIALSLVGALIGTALGISLVLLVGRIPGLTFLSSYFPPSIFAQAFTVSFLLGTVGGLYPAWYAARLEPIEAMRYEGGGARMRRSRIQAVVGWTHWPLSLRNVIRRRTRTILTALGIGISIMTLLTVKGISDSFSAQFTALATAGGTDLMAVQANMTDEGYSAIDERLGKKIAAMPEVKAVSGIIWWAASMPNAPLFMVFGYHPAEYGIQRFKIIRGQGLRATGEIIFGRQIADSLGIDVGDSVRIYERTFRVVGIFETGNAYEDGGGVISLRDAQTLFGKPRQVSLYSIKLRDPRQVETVLSRLKQEFPGLTFSKSAEFADSLSDMQQMHAMVTGLSILAVVVGGLGVMNTMLMSTFERTQEIGVLRAVGWSRRRIGGLIIQESVLLGLIGAVVGGLSTGVIGWLIGLIPALAGLLSIQINAGLVIQAIVVALFTGIVGGLYPAWWASRLQPVEALRYE, from the coding sequence ATGAATCTTCTGTTCATCCTACGAAATCTAGCGCGCCGCCGCATGCGCACCATATTGACGGCGACAGGTATCGCCATCGGTGTGGCTGCCATCGTTGCCCTCGGCACCTTGGCGGGTGGCTTTGCCCTGGGCTACGATGCCATGTACACGAGAAGCGGTGCCGACCTCATCGCTCTCCAGAAAGACGCCATAGATGTGTCGCTCAGCGTGGTGGATGAGGATATCCGATCGGACCTCCTGGCCACACCTGGGGTCAAGGCGGCGGCCGGGATGCTGGTTGGCTTCGTGAAGACACCCCAGGCGCCACTCCTCTTCCTCTTCGGCTATGAGCCGGGCACATTCAGCCTGCAACATTTCAAGATCACAGAGGGCGTCGGGCTGGATGAATACCAGGGCCGTGGCAGGGCAGTCATCGTGGGGACAGTGGCAGCCAAGGCGATGAAATTGGGCGTAGGCGACACGCTCCGTATCACCGACTCCAATTTCCGCATCGTGGGCATCTACGAGACGGGCGACCCCTTCGAGGAGGGCGGTGCGGTGATTTCCCTGCGCGATGCCCAGGCATTGCTGTCCAAACCCCGCCAGGTGGGTGCATTTCAAATACAGTTGAAATCCCCACAGGACGAAGCGGCAGTGCGGGCACGCATCCAGCGCAAATACCCTGGGCTTACGGTAGTGGCAGCAGAGGAGATGGGGCGTGCCACCCAGACGACGCAAATCATAGGGGCCATGGGCGCTACCCTCGGTGCCCTAGCCATCCTCATTGGCGGGGTCGGGGTGATGAACACTGCCCTGATGAGCGTGTTCGAGCGCACGCGAGAGATCGGCATGTTGCGCGCCATTGGCTGGCGTCGGCGGCGCATCACACTGCAGGTACTCGGCGAGTCCATCGCTCTTAGTTTGGTTGGGGCGCTGATCGGAACGGCGCTGGGCATCAGCCTGGTCTTGCTCGTCGGGCGGATTCCCGGCCTCACGTTCCTGAGCAGCTATTTCCCGCCCTCGATTTTTGCCCAGGCGTTTACAGTTTCTTTCCTGCTGGGCACTGTGGGCGGCCTTTATCCAGCCTGGTATGCGGCACGCCTCGAGCCCATCGAAGCCATGCGCTACGAGGGTGGCGGAGCGAGGATGCGCCGGAGCCGCATCCAAGCAGTCGTCGGCTGGACCCACTGGCCCCTCAGCCTGAGGAACGTGATCCGCCGCCGCACCCGCACTATCCTCACCGCCCTTGGCATCGGCATCAGTATTATGACCCTCCTCACGGTGAAGGGTATCAGCGATAGTTTCTCCGCGCAGTTCACAGCGTTGGCCACCGCGGGCGGTACCGACCTGATGGCCGTCCAGGCGAATATGACCGATGAGGGTTACAGCGCCATAGACGAGCGCCTCGGCAAGAAGATCGCGGCCATGCCCGAAGTCAAGGCGGTTTCGGGGATTATCTGGTGGGCGGCCAGTATGCCCAACGCACCCCTATTTATGGTTTTCGGCTATCATCCGGCAGAATACGGCATCCAGCGCTTCAAAATCATACGCGGGCAGGGGCTACGTGCCACTGGCGAGATCATTTTCGGACGCCAGATCGCGGACTCCTTGGGGATAGATGTCGGGGATAGTGTCCGCATCTACGAGCGCACCTTCCGCGTGGTCGGCATTTTCGAGACGGGCAATGCCTACGAGGACGGCGGCGGGGTCATCTCCCTGCGCGATGCCCAAACCTTGTTTGGCAAGCCCCGTCAGGTGAGCCTATACAGCATTAAATTGCGCGACCCTCGCCAGGTGGAGACGGTGCTATCCCGCTTGAAGCAGGAGTTCCCAGGCTTGACGTTCTCCAAGTCGGCTGAGTTCGCCGACAGCCTATCCGATATGCAACAGATGCACGCTATGGTGACCGGGCTTTCCATCCTGGCGGTAGTGGTCGGTGGGTTGGGGGTGATGAACACCATGCTGATGAGCACCTTTGAGCGCACCCAGGAGATCGGGGTGCTACGAGCCGTCGGCTGGTCCAGGCGACGCATCGGTGGGCTGATCATCCAAGAGTCGGTGCTGTTAGGCCTGATCGGGGCGGTGGTGGGTGGCCTGAGCACTGGGGTGATCGGCTGGCTGATAGGACTCATACCCGCTCTCGCTGGTCTGTTGAGCATACAGATCAATGCCGGCCTGGTCATCCAGGCTATCGTCGTGGCCCTGTTCACGGGCATCGTCGGCGGGCTCTATCCGGCCTGGTGGGCCTCGCGCCTGCAGCCGGTAGAAGCCCTGCGCTATGAATAG
- a CDS encoding adenosine-specific kinase gives MELKLVSLKNTLRDPVTGEEKTVNLILGQSHFIKTVEDLHEILVQAVPGIQFGLAFCESSGDALIRHTGTDEALRQLAIENAQAIAAGHAFVIVLGNAWPINVLNAVKMAPEVCRIFCATANAVQVVIAETEQGRGVLGVIDGIHTKGVEDEKGIAWRKDLLRKIGYKL, from the coding sequence ATGGAACTCAAACTGGTCTCGCTTAAGAACACTCTGCGCGACCCGGTGACCGGCGAGGAGAAGACGGTCAATTTGATCCTGGGGCAGAGCCATTTCATCAAGACGGTGGAGGACCTGCACGAAATCTTGGTGCAAGCGGTGCCCGGCATCCAGTTCGGTCTGGCCTTCTGTGAATCCTCGGGCGATGCCCTCATCCGCCACACTGGCACCGACGAGGCGCTCCGCCAACTGGCCATCGAGAACGCCCAGGCCATCGCCGCCGGGCACGCCTTCGTCATTGTGTTGGGCAACGCCTGGCCCATCAACGTCCTCAACGCGGTGAAGATGGCTCCCGAGGTGTGCCGCATTTTCTGCGCCACTGCCAATGCCGTTCAGGTGGTCATCGCCGAGACCGAACAGGGTCGCGGGGTATTGGGCGTGATTGACGGCATCCACACCAAAGGCGTGGAGGACGAGAAAGGCATCGCCTGGCGCAAAGACCTCTTGCGCAAGATCGGCTACAAACTCTAA
- the trmD gene encoding tRNA (guanosine(37)-N1)-methyltransferase TrmD — MRFDILTLFPGLFAGIFEESIVKRAIESGLVSIHLHNIRDYTTDKHHITDDMPYGGGGGMVMKPEPIFRAVEAVMADGPAGPIILLSPQGRLFTQEMALELAAQPRLVLICGRYEGVDERVRLHLATDEISIGDYVLSGGEIPAMVIVEAVTRLLPSALGDPMATLRDSYAEGLLEHPHYTRPAEFRGHRVPEVLLSGNHAEIVRWRRRESLRRTLERRPDLLARARLSDEDREYLRSLGWEEREES; from the coding sequence TTGCGATTCGATATTCTGACCCTATTCCCCGGCCTATTCGCTGGCATATTCGAGGAGAGCATCGTGAAGCGGGCCATCGAATCGGGCCTGGTGTCCATACACCTGCACAATATCCGCGATTACACCACAGACAAACATCACATCACCGACGACATGCCCTATGGCGGCGGCGGCGGGATGGTGATGAAACCGGAGCCTATTTTCCGCGCTGTCGAAGCGGTAATGGCAGATGGGCCAGCCGGGCCGATCATCCTGCTCAGCCCGCAGGGGCGTCTCTTCACTCAAGAAATGGCCCTGGAACTGGCTGCCCAGCCGCGCCTGGTTTTGATCTGCGGGCGATACGAGGGTGTGGACGAGCGGGTACGACTGCACCTGGCCACGGATGAGATCTCCATCGGCGACTACGTGCTAAGCGGAGGCGAGATACCGGCGATGGTCATTGTGGAGGCAGTGACACGCCTGTTGCCGTCGGCCCTGGGCGATCCCATGGCCACGCTGCGCGACTCCTACGCCGAGGGGCTACTGGAGCACCCGCACTACACCCGCCCGGCTGAATTCCGCGGCCACCGTGTGCCCGAGGTGCTCCTCTCCGGCAACCACGCCGAAATCGTGCGCTGGCGGCGGCGGGAATCGCTGCGCCGCACCCTGGAGCGCCGACCCGACCTCCTCGCCCGCGCCCGCCTGTCTGACGAGGACCGGGAGTACTTGCGGAGTTTGGGATGGGAGGAGAGGGAAGAGAGTTGA
- a CDS encoding isoprenylcysteine carboxylmethyltransferase family protein: protein MENVEQPKGASQALRAVGWKAWLRFGAYTLLLPMILFIAAGRLNWVWAWVYVGIAVSFTFVSRIIVMRTNPDLLAERAQFLEREDVKGWDRPILFFTTLVGPLAWLIVAGLDERFGWSPQISLALRLAALAIIVLGYSVSTWAMAVNKYFSAVVRIQKDRGQTVVTDGPYRFVRHPAYATGIVASLMAPILLGSLWAFIPCGLVAVATVIRTALEDRTLLQELDGYKEYAQRVRYRLLPGVW, encoded by the coding sequence ATGGAGAATGTGGAGCAACCAAAGGGGGCATCTCAGGCGCTCAGGGCGGTTGGCTGGAAAGCATGGCTTCGGTTCGGCGCATACACGCTGCTGCTGCCTATGATCCTGTTCATCGCGGCAGGTCGCCTGAATTGGGTGTGGGCGTGGGTCTATGTCGGCATAGCTGTTTCTTTTACATTTGTCAGTCGGATTATCGTGATGCGGACCAACCCGGATTTGCTAGCGGAACGTGCGCAATTTCTGGAGCGGGAGGATGTCAAAGGCTGGGACCGACCAATTTTGTTTTTCACAACCCTGGTCGGCCCGCTGGCCTGGTTGATCGTGGCCGGGCTGGATGAACGCTTCGGGTGGTCGCCACAGATTTCTCTCGCTCTCAGACTCGCTGCCCTGGCCATCATAGTGCTGGGCTACAGCGTGAGCACCTGGGCCATGGCGGTGAACAAGTACTTCTCAGCCGTAGTGCGCATCCAGAAAGACCGCGGCCAAACCGTCGTCACCGACGGGCCATATCGCTTCGTACGCCATCCGGCCTACGCCACTGGGATTGTAGCCAGCCTCATGGCGCCGATTTTGCTGGGCTCGCTGTGGGCGTTCATCCCGTGTGGTCTGGTAGCAGTGGCTACGGTCATCCGCACGGCACTGGAGGACAGGACGCTGCTGCAAGAACTGGACGGCTACAAAGAGTATGCCCAGCGCGTGCGCTACCGCTTGTTGCCGGGCGTGTGGTGA
- a CDS encoding Mth938-like domain-containing protein, translating to MQYPRLEETGFGWVQVDGVRYEEDILITAGGEVKARPKELSRKYSRGHTPLGPEEIAEALVGDPQILVIGAGQFGDLPIMEQTQEVLRQRGVEVHVLHAPQALELYNRLAGEGRRLAAIIHVTC from the coding sequence ATGCAATACCCGCGTTTGGAGGAGACGGGCTTTGGATGGGTGCAGGTGGATGGCGTGCGCTACGAGGAGGACATCCTCATCACCGCTGGCGGCGAGGTAAAGGCGAGGCCCAAGGAACTATCCCGCAAATACAGCCGCGGTCACACCCCGCTGGGTCCCGAGGAGATCGCCGAGGCGTTGGTCGGCGACCCACAAATACTGGTCATCGGCGCGGGGCAATTCGGCGACCTGCCGATCATGGAGCAGACCCAGGAGGTGTTGCGCCAGCGAGGTGTGGAAGTGCACGTCCTGCACGCGCCCCAGGCCCTGGAACTGTACAACCGCCTGGCAGGCGAGGGCCGGAGACTGGCCGCTATCATCCACGTGACCTGTTAG
- the hypB gene encoding hydrogenase nickel incorporation protein HypB: MSNETRVKVVEHILSANDEIAAQNRALLNQHGILAVNIMASPGAGKTCLILATIEALRGRARIGVIEGDIASRLDADRVAEAGVPAVQINTHGTCHLEAAMVQKAIQQLPLAELDLVFIENVGNLICPSEWDLGEHRRVVLASIPEGDDKPYKYPGIFIRADAVVISKVDLLPYLPFRLAEFRALVQGLNPTARIFQVSATTKEGIGDWADWLVGADLCVRPSA, from the coding sequence ATGAGCAATGAGACTAGAGTGAAAGTCGTGGAACACATCCTCAGCGCCAACGACGAGATCGCCGCACAGAACAGGGCGCTCCTGAATCAGCACGGGATTCTGGCAGTCAACATCATGGCTTCGCCCGGCGCGGGCAAGACCTGTCTGATCCTGGCCACTATCGAGGCCCTGCGCGGGCGGGCGCGCATCGGCGTCATCGAGGGTGACATCGCCTCACGTTTAGACGCCGACCGGGTGGCAGAGGCCGGTGTACCCGCCGTGCAGATCAACACCCATGGTACCTGCCACCTGGAGGCGGCAATGGTGCAGAAGGCCATCCAGCAATTGCCCCTTGCGGAACTGGATCTGGTGTTCATCGAGAACGTGGGCAATCTGATTTGCCCCTCTGAGTGGGACCTGGGCGAGCATCGGCGGGTGGTATTGGCCAGCATTCCTGAGGGCGATGACAAGCCCTATAAGTACCCAGGCATTTTCATTCGCGCCGATGCCGTGGTCATCAGCAAGGTGGACCTATTGCCCTACCTGCCGTTCAGACTGGCTGAGTTCCGCGCCCTGGTGCAGGGATTGAACCCCACGGCGCGCATCTTTCAGGTTTCGGCAACGACGAAGGAGGGCATCGGCGATTGGGCCGATTGGCTTGTCGGGGCGGACCTATGTGTCCGCCCATCGGCGTAG
- a CDS encoding peptidoglycan DD-metalloendopeptidase family protein, with the protein MSIPDHMKAMQTTATTHRALAMVALLSLVLVGWCPIHPDSHTSLFALTPTPTASPTIDPGDAPTATPASSNPEHFWFGRPIPPSGADYVSRFYPYGSTAGGELPVHHGVEFVNPTGTPVLAVADATVVWAGDDHIIGFGPRRDFYGTLVVLEHHQRYNGQRLLTLYGHLSRVLVERGQVVRRGEVIGEVGMTGVAMGPHLHFEVRVGRDDYASTRNPELWLEPYPGRGVIAGRLVDGDGNPIPQARIVIRSAGAGDDYWREIWTYASDGINPDDEWGENFALGDVPAGLYIIEVKSADGTATQRVGVTGGKISFVNIQVQ; encoded by the coding sequence TTGAGTATACCCGACCATATGAAAGCCATGCAAACTACGGCGACCACCCACAGGGCGCTGGCGATGGTTGCCTTGCTGAGTCTGGTGCTAGTCGGCTGGTGTCCCATCCATCCCGACAGCCACACATCTCTGTTCGCTCTGACTCCCACGCCAACTGCGTCTCCTACCATAGATCCAGGCGATGCGCCCACGGCCACGCCAGCATCGTCCAATCCAGAACATTTCTGGTTTGGCCGCCCTATCCCGCCCAGCGGAGCAGATTATGTGAGCCGCTTCTATCCCTACGGGTCCACTGCTGGCGGAGAACTCCCCGTGCATCATGGCGTGGAATTTGTGAACCCGACTGGCACGCCTGTGCTCGCTGTGGCCGACGCCACGGTGGTCTGGGCGGGCGATGACCACATCATCGGCTTCGGGCCGCGACGGGATTTCTACGGCACTCTGGTTGTCCTCGAACACCACCAGCGCTACAACGGCCAGCGTCTCCTCACCCTGTACGGGCATCTCTCCCGCGTCCTGGTGGAGCGAGGGCAAGTCGTCCGGCGCGGCGAGGTTATCGGCGAGGTGGGTATGACCGGCGTGGCGATGGGCCCCCACCTGCATTTCGAGGTGCGTGTGGGCCGCGACGATTACGCCTCCACACGCAACCCTGAACTCTGGCTGGAGCCTTATCCCGGACGCGGCGTCATCGCCGGGCGACTGGTGGATGGTGATGGAAATCCTATCCCACAGGCCCGCATCGTGATCCGTTCGGCGGGGGCAGGGGATGACTATTGGCGCGAGATATGGACGTACGCAAGTGACGGCATCAACCCTGACGACGAGTGGGGCGAGAACTTCGCCCTCGGCGACGTGCCGGCTGGACTATACATAATAGAGGTGAAATCGGCTGACGGAACGGCGACCCAGCGGGTCGGGGTAACCGGTGGCAAGATCAGTTTCGTTAACATACAAGTGCAGTGA
- a CDS encoding DUF2283 domain-containing protein codes for MEQVKVFHDRTGNTLTVWFGDPQDEYICEEIGDEVILMKDRSGRVIGFEKLNFSIPGPEHLRFAFETVSM; via the coding sequence ATGGAGCAAGTGAAAGTTTTCCACGACCGTACAGGCAATACCCTGACTGTCTGGTTCGGTGACCCGCAGGATGAATACATCTGCGAGGAAATCGGTGATGAAGTTATCTTAATGAAAGATCGAAGCGGGCGAGTCATCGGCTTCGAAAAGCTCAACTTCTCAATACCTGGGCCGGAACACCTGCGATTCGCGTTTGAAACTGTGAGTATGTAA
- a CDS encoding amino acid ABC transporter substrate-binding protein encodes MSAGRWDAMRRYGRDRRVLIVLAASLGLIAAIAVLFTVGPLAPQRDPTWERIQRQGVMRVGMDASYPPFEVQLQDGSYQGYDVDLAREIGSRLGVGVEFVNVHFDGLYDALRTGKFDLIISALPYDRFLTRDVLYSYSYFNAGQVILEREGESSVQSLSDLDGRRVGVELGSAGHERLRTLQREKGVALQLTPFTTPEEARDALLNGEVDVVVVDAITAYEFVGRGGVQIVEGILLTDEPYVIAVTLQSPILLEKVNGILVQLREECVLDALRERWLLSAH; translated from the coding sequence ATGTCGGCTGGTAGGTGGGACGCCATGCGGAGATATGGGCGCGACCGGCGAGTGCTCATCGTCCTGGCCGCCAGCCTGGGACTGATCGCCGCGATCGCCGTCCTTTTCACCGTCGGACCACTGGCTCCCCAGCGTGACCCGACCTGGGAGCGCATCCAGCGGCAGGGCGTGATGCGGGTGGGTATGGACGCCAGTTACCCGCCCTTCGAGGTGCAGTTGCAGGATGGCAGTTACCAGGGCTACGACGTGGACCTGGCACGAGAGATCGGGAGCCGGCTTGGCGTGGGCGTGGAGTTCGTGAACGTGCACTTCGATGGCCTCTACGACGCGCTGCGGACGGGCAAGTTCGACCTCATCATCTCCGCTTTGCCCTACGACCGATTCCTGACCCGCGACGTGCTCTACTCCTACTCCTATTTCAACGCCGGCCAGGTAATCCTCGAACGCGAGGGTGAATCCAGCGTCCAGTCGCTCTCCGATCTGGACGGGCGGCGGGTGGGCGTCGAACTGGGCAGCGCCGGACACGAGCGGCTCCGAACCCTACAGCGAGAGAAAGGTGTGGCCCTGCAACTGACCCCTTTCACCACGCCCGAGGAGGCCCGCGATGCGCTCCTGAACGGCGAGGTGGATGTCGTAGTCGTGGATGCCATCACCGCCTACGAGTTCGTGGGACGCGGTGGTGTACAGATAGTCGAAGGGATTCTATTGACGGATGAGCCCTACGTGATAGCCGTCACCTTGCAGAGCCCGATCCTATTGGAGAAAGTGAACGGCATCTTGGTGCAATTGCGTGAGGAGTGCGTGCTGGATGCCCTTCGGGAGCGCTGGCTGTTGTCCGCGCATTGA
- a CDS encoding HAD family hydrolase, which translates to MDEIRAILFDASNTLLYVRYRGDKPWSSHPLMTLGRPFARFDQWLERVYAHARRKGEEAHPLSRVYRRILDALRLPENYGPFAPFLRSDKHYRARVGVFDDTWMTLERLHGRYSLGVVSNAWPGMMRLLEALNLARYFEHIIISTLVGWAKPEPGIYEVALQRMGVPAAAAVFVDDVVENVRAALALGMRAYLIDRRDRHPQVDVPRIRSLTELLTELGLEPAPPPAKAEALS; encoded by the coding sequence ATGGATGAGATACGCGCCATTCTCTTCGATGCCAGCAACACTCTCCTCTACGTTCGCTACCGTGGCGACAAGCCGTGGTCATCGCATCCGCTTATGACACTGGGCCGACCTTTCGCCCGCTTCGACCAATGGTTGGAGCGGGTTTACGCCCACGCCCGGCGGAAAGGTGAGGAGGCTCATCCCCTCTCCCGGGTGTACCGTCGGATCTTAGACGCGCTGCGTCTGCCAGAAAACTACGGGCCTTTTGCCCCATTCCTGCGCTCCGACAAGCACTATCGCGCTCGGGTGGGCGTCTTCGACGATACTTGGATGACACTGGAGCGCCTTCACGGCCGCTATTCATTAGGCGTGGTCTCTAACGCCTGGCCGGGGATGATGCGCCTGTTAGAGGCCCTGAACCTGGCGCGCTACTTCGAACACATCATCATCTCCACACTGGTGGGATGGGCGAAGCCGGAGCCCGGGATCTACGAAGTGGCCTTGCAAAGGATGGGCGTGCCCGCCGCGGCGGCCGTCTTCGTGGATGATGTGGTGGAGAACGTGCGCGCTGCCCTCGCCCTCGGCATGAGGGCGTATCTGATTGACCGCCGGGACCGGCATCCCCAGGTGGATGTCCCTCGCATCCGCTCGCTGACGGAATTGCTCACCGAATTGGGGTTGGAACCGGCTCCCCCGCCGGCGAAAGCGGAGGCACTCTCGTAG
- a CDS encoding DUF4258 domain-containing protein, with protein sequence MPDFELSLHAREMLAERKIPVEWIWRTISSPNRIETSADGSIHYIGAISEHEGRFLRVVVNPYVKPNRIVTVFFDRRLRRKDETENRQRK encoded by the coding sequence ATACCGGATTTCGAATTGTCTTTGCACGCCCGAGAGATGCTGGCGGAACGAAAGATACCAGTAGAGTGGATATGGCGTACGATCAGTTCTCCAAATCGCATTGAAACCAGCGCAGACGGCAGTATTCACTACATTGGAGCCATCTCTGAGCATGAGGGGCGATTCTTGCGAGTGGTGGTCAATCCGTACGTGAAACCAAATCGAATTGTGACGGTCTTCTTTGACCGGCGCCTGAGGAGGAAGGATGAGACTGAAAATAGACAGAGAAAATGA
- the hypA gene encoding hydrogenase maturation nickel metallochaperone HypA — MHEYAVTHNMLDIVLKHARAAGATRVTRVNLVIGGLTGIVDESVQMYFDLLSENTLAAGAELCFRYVEPLFRCRDCGTEFTANDYEWVCPQCGAIGGEVVAGQEFLVESIEVCQKADRTEQEDART, encoded by the coding sequence TTGCACGAGTATGCGGTTACACACAATATGTTGGATATCGTCCTCAAGCACGCCCGAGCAGCCGGAGCAACCCGCGTCACCCGAGTGAACTTGGTCATCGGTGGGCTGACCGGCATCGTGGACGAATCCGTCCAGATGTATTTCGACCTGCTGAGCGAAAACACGCTGGCGGCCGGTGCAGAACTTTGTTTCCGTTATGTCGAGCCGCTTTTCCGCTGCCGCGATTGTGGAACCGAGTTCACCGCCAATGACTACGAGTGGGTTTGCCCCCAGTGTGGGGCTATCGGCGGCGAAGTGGTGGCCGGACAAGAGTTCTTAGTGGAAAGCATCGAGGTATGCCAAAAAGCAGATCGGACTGAGCAGGAAGATGCCCGAACTTAG